The Filimonas lacunae genomic sequence TTTGAAATTTACATGGAATGCTTTACCTTTGCAGTTCCATAAAAATTAAACAGTACGGCAAAAACCGTACGGCCTAAAAAATTTCTTATATGAAACAAGGTATCCATCCAGAAAGTTACAGATTTGTAGTGTTTAAGGACATGAGTAACGGTAATTCTTTCCTGGGCCGCTCTACAGCAGCTTCTAAAGAAACTATCGTGTTTGAAGATGGTAACGAATATCCAGTAATCAAATTGGAGATTTCAAGCACTTCACATCCTTTCTACACCGGTAAAAACATGT encodes the following:
- a CDS encoding type B 50S ribosomal protein L31 produces the protein MKQGIHPESYRFVVFKDMSNGNSFLGRSTAASKETIVFEDGNEYPVIKLEISSTSHPFYTGKNMLVDTAGRIDKFNKRYAKK